One part of the Musa acuminata AAA Group cultivar baxijiao chromosome BXJ1-5, Cavendish_Baxijiao_AAA, whole genome shotgun sequence genome encodes these proteins:
- the LOC135673583 gene encoding beta-galactosidase 13-like — translation MEISKCCLLLLVASSLYYIVCSTTVSHDGRALVIDGQRRVIFSGSIHYPRSTPEMWPDLIRKSKEGGLDAIETYVFWNGHEPRRREYNFEGNYDLIRFLKEVQNAGLYAILRIGPYVCAEWNYGGLPVWLYKIPGMQTRTDNQPWKDEMQNFTTLIVDKVKEERLLATQGGPIILLQIENEYGNGDIEIRYGEAGPRYINWCANMAESLVSDVPWIMCQQSDAPQPMINTCNGFSGCDGFTPNNGNSPKIWTENWTGSFKIWGSPHPHRPVEEVAFQVARFFQSNGTVQNYYMYHGGTNFGRTSGGPYIATSYDYDAPLDEYGNIRQPKWGHLKELHASVKLMEKALTYGEVVEDHLGNGLTITKFSGDGIVPGCFLSNQNSTVDATISFQGTKYFLPAWSVSILPDCKKEVYNTAKVKTQTSIMVTKKDNAGDQSKDLGWSWKPERLHDSAKGFGNSFTVNKLLEQKTTTVDASDYLWYTTNVEVSKKESFTLSVSTTGHILYAFVNGRLVGSEYATGGNYNFIFERKVTFKPGKNQISLLSATVGLRNYGAFYDNTPDGIVGGPVKLIGKNNTILDLSESNWSYKIGLDGEVRKLQLDEERWYSGVIPTKRPFTWYKTTFQAPLGSEPVVVDLLGLGKGEAWVNGNSLGRFWPNFTANPDGCKQCDYRGNFQTNKCQTACGEASQRWYHVPRSFLKRGEPNTLTLFEEAGGDPNQVNFQTVTVGTACTSAGEGDALSLSCQGGRTISSVDFATFGEPDGTCGAYVSGGCGSDEAVAILKDACLGRESCSIKISDTIGTSCAKLASPRKLVGQVTCS, via the exons ATGGAGATCTCTAAGTGCTGCTTGCTGCTGTTGGTCGCCTCTTCTCTCTACTACATTGTTTGCTCCACCACGGTTTCTCATGATGGACGAGCACTCGTCATCGATGGCCAGCGTCGCGTCATCTTCTCTGGCTCCATCCACTACCCCCGTAGTACTCCCGAG ATGTGGCCCGACTTGATACGGAAATCGAAGGAAGGAGGGCTTGATGCAATCGAGACTTATGTTTTCTGGAATGGCCATGAGCCCAGGAGACGTGAG TACAACTTCGAAGGCAATTATGACCTCATCAGGTTCCTCAAGGAAGTGCAGAATGCTGGACTATATGCCATCCTTCGGATTGGTCCATATGTTTGTGCTGAGTGGAATTATGG AGGACTTCCTGTTTGGTTGTACAAAATTCCAGGGATGCAAACTAGAACAGATAACCAACCATGGAAG GATGAGATGCAAAATTTTACTACATTGATAGTGGACAAGGTGAAGGAAGAAAGGCTGTTGGCAACACAAGGAGGCCCTATCATTCTGCTTCAG ATCGAGAATGAATATGGCAATGGTGACATCGAGATACGCTATGGTGAAGCTGGACCCAGATACATCAACTGGTGTGCAAACATGGCAGAGTCTTTGGTTTCAGATGTGCCATGGATCATGTGCCAGCAATCTGATGCTCCACAACCAATG ATCAACACCTGCAATGGATTCTCTGGCTGTGATGGTTTCACCCCCAACAACGGGAACAGTCCCAAGATCTGGACAGAGAATTGGACTGGCTC GTTCAAGATCTGGGGTTCTCCACACCCACATAGGCCAGTTGAAGAGGTGGCTTTTCAGGTTGCTCGTTTCTTCCAAAGCAATGGGACAGTACAGAACTACTACATG TATCATGGAGGAACCAATTTTGGTCGTACTTCAGGAGGCCCATACATTGCCACAAGCTATGATTATGATGCTCCTCTTGATGAGTATG GTAATATAAGGCAACCCAAGTGGGGGCATTTGAAGGAACTCCATGCTTCTGTTAAGCTGATGGAGAAGGCCCTCACCTATGGAGAAGTTGTTGAAGATCATCTTGGCAATGGATTGACA ATTACCAAGTTCTCTGGTGATGGGATTGTTCCTGGTTGTTTCCTAAGTAACCAGAACAGCACGGTTGATGCCACCATAAGCTTTCAGGGAACCAAGTATTTCTTGCCTGCCTGGTCTGTCAGCATTCTTCCGGACTGTAAGAAAGAGGTTTACAACACTGCCAAG GTGAAAACTCAGACTTCTATCATGGTGACGAAGAAAGACAATGCTGGTGATCAATCCAAAGACTTGGGTTGGTCATGGAAGCCTGAGAGATTGCATGACTCTGCTAAAGGTTTTGGAAATTCCTTCACTGTTAACAAGCTCTTGGAGCAGAAAACCACCACTGTTGATGCCAGTGACTACTTGTGGTACACCACCAA TGTGGAAGTAAGCAAGAAGGAATCATTTACTCTTAGTGTCAGCACCACTGGGCACATCCTCTATGCCTTTGTTAATGGCAGGCTAGTAG GTTCTGAGTATGCTACTGGTGGAAATTATAACTTTATATTTGAGAGGAAAGTGACCTTCAAGCCTGggaaaaatcaaatatcattgCTTAGTGCTACTGTTGGTCTTAGG AACTATGGTGCATTTTATGATAATACTCCAGATGGGATTGTTGGTGGCCCAGTCAAATTGATTGGGAAGAACAATACTATTCTGGATCTATCCGAATCAAATTGGTCTTACAAG ATTGGCTTAGATGGAGAAGTTAGGAAGCTCCAGCTTGATGAAGAAAGGTGGTATTCTGGTGTAATTCCAACCAAGAGACCTTTCACTTGGTACAAG ACAACATTCCAAGCTCCACTAGGATCAGAACCAGTCGTCGTCGACTTGCTCGGACTCGGCAAAGGAGAGGCGTGGGTGAACGGCAACAGCCTCGGTCGCTTCTGGCCAAACTTCACCGCTAATCCCGACGGCTGCAAGCAATGCGACTACCGCGGCAATTTCCAGACGAACAAGTGTCAGACCGCCTGCGGAGAGGCTTCCCAACGATGGTATCACGTTCCCCGGTCGTTCCTGAAGCGCGGAGAGCCCAACACCCTGACGCTGTTCGAGGAGGCCGGCGGCGACCCGAACCAGGTCAACTTCCAGACCGTTACTGTTGGCACCGCGTGCACCAGCGCCGGCGAGGGAGACGCGCTGAGCTTGTCGTGCCAAGGAGGGCGCACCATTTCGAGTGTAGACTTTGCTACCTTCGGCGAACCTGATGGGACCTGCGGCGCTTACGTGAGCGGCGGATGTGGCTCCGACGAGGCTGTCGCTATCTTGAAGGATGCTTGTCTGGGAAGGGAGTCATGCTCGATCAAGATCAGTGACACGATTGGGACTTCTTGTGCCAAACTTGCCTCACCGAGGAAGCTCGTAGGTCAAGTTACATGTTCATGA
- the LOC135675223 gene encoding probable calcium-binding protein CML45 — translation MARDEPSARNTRSQSRGDAQLDREDVEMVMDVRGLRCNREVLLEPPREVSSDELSSLFEEEPSLEEVKETFHVFDQKGDGFIDALELQRVLTALGFVEGLELDAEG, via the exons ATGGCCCGCGACGAACCATCGGCTAGGAATACAAGAAGCCAGTCGAGAGGTGACGCTCAGCTCGACAGGGAAGACGTGGAGATGGTCATGGACGTCAGGGGCCTGCGCTGCAACCGTGAAG TATTACTTGAGCCGCCCAGGGAGGTCAGCTCCGATGAGCTCTCGAGCTTGTTCGAGGAGGAGCCGAGTCTGGAGGAGGTGAAAGAGACCTTCCACGTCTTCGACCAGAAGGGTGATGGTTTCATCGATGCACTCGAGCTGCAGAGAGTGCTCACCGCGCTCGGCTTCGTGGAAGGGTTGGAATTGGATGCGGAAGGATGA
- the LOC135675224 gene encoding beta-galactosidase 13-like, producing MEISKCCLLLLVASSLYYIVCSTTVSHDGRALVIDGQRRVIFSGSIHYPRSTPEMWPDLIRKSKEGGLDAIETYVFWNGHEPRRREYNFEGNYDLIRFLKEVQNAGLYAILRIGPYVCAEWNYGGLPVWLYKIPGMQTRTDNQPWKDEMQNFTTLIVDKVKEERLLATQGGPIILLQIENEYGNGDIERQYGEAGPRYINWCANMAESLVSDVPWIMCQQSDAPQPMINTCNGFSGCDGFTPNNGNSPKIWTENWTGWFKNWGSPDPHRPVEEVAFQVARFFQSKGTVQNYYMYHGGTNFGRTSGGPYIVTSYDYDAPLDEYGNIRQPKWGHLKELHASVKLMEKALTYGEVVEDHLGNGLTITKFSGDGIVPGCFLSNQNSTVDATISFQGTKYFLPAWSVSILPDCKKEVYNTAKVKTQTSIMVKKKDNAGDQSKDLRWSWKPERLHNSAKGFGSSFTVNKLLEQKTTTVDASDYLWYTTNVEVSKKESFTLSVNTTGHILYAFVNGRLVGSEYATGGSYNFIFERNVTFKPGKNQISLLSATVGLRNYGAFYDNTPVGIVGGPVKLIGKNNTILDLSESNWSYKIGLDGEVRKLQLDEKRWHSGVIPTNRPFTWYKTTFQAPLGSEPVVVDLLGLGKGEAWVNGNSLGRFWPNFTANPYGCNQCDYRGNFQPNKCQTACGEASQRWYHVPRSFLKRGEPNTLTLFEEAGGNPNQVNFQTVTVGTACASASASEGDVLSLSCQGGRTISSVDFATFGEPDGTCGAYVSGGCVSHEAVAILKDACLGRDSCSIQISDKIGTSCAKLASPRKLVVQVTCS from the exons ATGGAGATCTCTAAGTGCTGCCTGCTGCTGTTGGTCGCCTCTTCTCTCTACTACATTGTTTGCTCCACCACGGTTTCTCATGATGGACGAGCGCTCGTCATCGATGGCCAGCGTCGCGTCATCTTCTCTGGCTCCATCCACTACCCCCGTAGTACTCCCGAG ATGTGGCCCGACTTGATACGGAAATCGAAGGAAGGAGGGCTTGATGCAATCGAGACTTATGTTTTCTGGAATGGCCATGAGCCCAGGAGACGTGAG TACAACTTCGAAGGCAATTATGACCTCATCAGGTTCCTCAAGGAAGTGCAGAATGCTGGACTATATGCCATCCTTCGGATTGGTCCATATGTTTGTGCTGAGTGGAATTATGG AGGACTTCCTGTTTGGTTGTACAAAATTCCAGGGATGCAAACTAGAACAGATAACCAACCATGGAAG GATGAGATGCAAAATTTTACTACATTGATAGTGGACAAGGTGAAGGAAGAAAGGCTGTTGGCAACACAAGGAGGCCCTATCATTCTGCTTCAg ATCGAGAATGAATATGGCAATGGTGACATCGAGAGACAATATGGTGAAGCTGGACCCAGATACATCAATTGGTGTGCAAACATGGCAGAGTCTTTGGTTTCAGATGTGCCATGGATCATGTGCCAGCAATCTGATGCTCCACAACCAATG ATCAACACCTGCAATGGATTCTCTGGCTGTGATGGTTTCACCCCCAACAACGGGAACAGTCCCAAGATCTGGACAGAGAATTGGACTGGCTG GTTCAAGAACTGGGGTTCTCCAGACCCACATAGGCCAGTTGAAGAGGTGGCTTTTCAGGTTGCTCGTTTCTTCCAAAGCAAAGGGACAGTACAGAACTACTATATG TATCATGGAGGAACCAATTTTGGTCGTACTTCAGGAGGCCCATACATTGTCACAAGCTATGATTATGATGCTCCACTTGATGAGTATG GTAATATAAGGCAACCCAAGTGGGGGCATTTGAAGGAACTCCATGCTTCTGTTAAGCTGATGGAGAAGGCCCTCACCTATGGAGAAGTTGTTGAAGATCATCTTGGCAATGGATTGACA ATTACCAAGTTCTCTGGTGATGGGATTGTTCCTGGTTGTTTCCTAAGTAACCAGAACAGCACGGTTGATGCCACCATAAGCTTTCAGGGAACCAAGTATTTCTTGCCTGCATGGTCTGTCAGCATTCTTCCGGACTGTAAGAAAGAGGTTTACAACACTGCCAAG GTGAAAACTCAGACTTCAATCATGGTGAAGAAAAAAGACAATGCTGGTGATCAATCCAAAGACTTGCGTTGGTCATGGAAGCCTGAGAGATTGCACAACTCTGCTAAAGGTTTTGGAAGTTCCTTCACTGTTAACAAGCTCTTGGAGCAGAAAACCACCACTGTCGATGCCAGTGACTACTTGTGGTACACCACCAA TGTGGAAGTAAGCAAGAAGGAATCATTTACTCTTAGTGTCAACACCACTGGGCACATCCTCTATGCCTTTGTTAATGGCAGGCTAGTAG GTTCTGAGTATGCCACCGGTGGTTCTTATAACTTTATATTTGAGAGGAATGTGACCTTCAAGCCTGggaaaaatcaaatatcattgCTTAGTGCTACTGTTGGTCTTAGG AACTATGGTGCATTTTATGATAATACTCCAGTTGGGATTGTTGGTGGCCCAGTCAAATTGATTGGGAAGAACAATACTATTCTGGATCTATCCGAATCAAATTGGTCTTACAAG ATTGGCTTAGATGGAGAAGTTAGGAAGCTCCAGCTTGATGAAAAAAGGTGGCATTCTGGTGTCATTCCAACCAACAGACCTTTCACTTGGTACAAG ACAACCTTCCAAGCTCCACTAGGATCGGAACCAGTCGTCGTCGACTTGCTCGGACTCGGCAAAGGAGAGGCGTGGGTGAACGGCAACAGCCTCGGTCGCTTCTGGCCAAACTTCACCGCTAATCCCTACGGCTGCAACCAATGCGACTACCGCGGCAATTTCCAGCCGAACAAGTGTCAGACCGCCTGCGGAGAGGCTTCCCAACGATGGTATCACGTTCCCCGGTCGTTCCTGAAGCGCGGAGAGCCCAACACCCTGACGCTGTTCGAGGAGGCCGGCGGCAACCCGAACCAGGTCAACTTCCAGACCGTTACTGTTGGCACCGCGTGCGCCAGCGCCAGCGCCAGCGAGGGAGACGTGCTGAGCTTGTCGTGCCAAGGAGGGCGCACCATTTCGAGTGTCGACTTTGCTACCTTCGGCGAACCTGATGGGACCTGCGGCGCTTACGTAAGCGGCGGATGTGTCTCCCACGAGGCTGTTGCTATCTTGAAGGATGCTTGTCTTGGAAGGGATTCATGCTCGATCCAGATCAGTGACAAGATTGGGACTTCTTGTGCCAAACTTGCCTCACCGAGGAAGCTCGTAGTTCAAGTTACATGTTCATGA